From Panthera tigris isolate Pti1 chromosome D3, P.tigris_Pti1_mat1.1, whole genome shotgun sequence, one genomic window encodes:
- the TESC gene encoding calcineurin B homologous protein 3 isoform X1 — protein MGAAHSASEEVRELVGKTGFSSDQIEQLHRRFKQLSGDQPTIRKENFNNVPDLELNPIRSKIVRAFFDNRNLRKGSSGLADEINFEDFLTIMSYFRPIDTTMDEEQVQLCRKEKLRFLFHMYDSDSDGRITLEEYRNVVEELLSGNPHIEKESARSIADGAMMEAASVCVGQMEPDQVYEGITFDDFLKIWQGIDIETKMHVRFLNMETIALCH, from the exons TCTCCTCAGACCAGATCGAGCAGCTCCACCGGAGGTTTAAGCAGCTGAGTGGAGACCAGCCCACCATTCG CAAAGAGAACTTCAACAATGTTCCTGACCTGGAGCTCAACCCGATCCGCTCCAAAATCGTCCGTGCCTTCTTCGACAACAG GAACCTGCGCAAGGGATCCAGTGGCCTGGCCGACGAGATCAACTTTGAGGACTTCCTGACCATCATGTCCTACTTCCGGCCCATCGACACCACCATGGACGAGGAGCAGGTGCAGCTGTGCCGGAAAGAGAAGCTGAGAT TTCTGTTCCACATGTATGACTCGGACAGCGACGGCCGCATCACCCTGGAGGAATATCGAAAT GTGGTAGAGGAGCTGCTGTCGGGAAACCCGCACATCGAGAAGGAGTCGGCCCGCTCCATCGCCGACGGGGCCATGATGGAGGCGGCCAGCGTGTGCGTGGGGCAGATG GAGCCTGACCAGGTGTACGAGGGGATCACCTTCGACGACTTCCTGAAG ATCTGGCAGGGAATAGACATCGAGACCAAGATGCACGTCCGCTTCCTCAATATGGAAACCATCGCCCTTTGCCACTGA
- the TESC gene encoding calcineurin B homologous protein 3 isoform X2 → MGAAHSASEEVRELVGKTGFSSDQIEQLHRRFKQLSGDQPTIRNLRKGSSGLADEINFEDFLTIMSYFRPIDTTMDEEQVQLCRKEKLRFLFHMYDSDSDGRITLEEYRNVVEELLSGNPHIEKESARSIADGAMMEAASVCVGQMEPDQVYEGITFDDFLKIWQGIDIETKMHVRFLNMETIALCH, encoded by the exons TCTCCTCAGACCAGATCGAGCAGCTCCACCGGAGGTTTAAGCAGCTGAGTGGAGACCAGCCCACCATTCG GAACCTGCGCAAGGGATCCAGTGGCCTGGCCGACGAGATCAACTTTGAGGACTTCCTGACCATCATGTCCTACTTCCGGCCCATCGACACCACCATGGACGAGGAGCAGGTGCAGCTGTGCCGGAAAGAGAAGCTGAGAT TTCTGTTCCACATGTATGACTCGGACAGCGACGGCCGCATCACCCTGGAGGAATATCGAAAT GTGGTAGAGGAGCTGCTGTCGGGAAACCCGCACATCGAGAAGGAGTCGGCCCGCTCCATCGCCGACGGGGCCATGATGGAGGCGGCCAGCGTGTGCGTGGGGCAGATG GAGCCTGACCAGGTGTACGAGGGGATCACCTTCGACGACTTCCTGAAG ATCTGGCAGGGAATAGACATCGAGACCAAGATGCACGTCCGCTTCCTCAATATGGAAACCATCGCCCTTTGCCACTGA